In the genome of Porphyrobacter sp. ULC335, one region contains:
- a CDS encoding alpha-hydroxy-acid oxidizing protein → MSNFGAMQNEVYNAGLRGILPTFPVDFATLEKRAHEALGPSLTNYVAGGCGDEHTQDQNASAFHHWGMVPRMMVDCAVRDLSIELFGHTYPAPLFMAPIGLNGEASQDRHGDMAAARASALTGVPFCASTLANDPMEDVKAACGDTPAWFQLYTPKNRELAESLIRRAENAGYKALVVTLDTWVTGWRPRDLNASNFPQLRGKVLQNYFTDPVFRSLLAKPPEEDPAAAIFTWAATFGQVLTWDDMAWFKSVTKLPIVLKGICHPDDARRAVDHGADAVYCSNHGGRQANGGIATIDLLGDVVAAAGDTPVLFDSGVRSGTDAVKALAMGARAVGVGRPYTYGLALGGAEGAAWVLRSILAEADLLMAVNGYPTLADVRAAGVRRTDR, encoded by the coding sequence GCGCTGGGGCCGAGCCTGACCAACTATGTCGCAGGCGGCTGCGGCGACGAACACACGCAGGACCAGAATGCCTCCGCCTTCCATCACTGGGGCATGGTGCCGCGGATGATGGTCGATTGCGCGGTGCGCGACCTGTCGATTGAGCTGTTCGGCCATACCTATCCCGCCCCGCTGTTCATGGCCCCTATCGGCCTCAACGGCGAAGCATCGCAGGACCGCCACGGCGATATGGCCGCCGCCCGCGCATCGGCGCTGACAGGGGTGCCGTTCTGCGCCTCGACCCTCGCCAATGATCCGATGGAGGACGTGAAGGCGGCCTGCGGGGACACGCCCGCATGGTTCCAGCTTTACACGCCCAAGAACCGCGAGCTGGCGGAAAGCCTGATCCGCCGTGCGGAGAACGCCGGTTACAAAGCGCTGGTGGTGACGCTCGACACCTGGGTGACCGGCTGGCGGCCGCGTGACCTTAACGCTTCGAACTTTCCGCAGCTGCGCGGCAAGGTCTTGCAGAACTACTTCACCGATCCCGTGTTCCGTTCGCTGCTCGCCAAGCCGCCCGAGGAGGATCCGGCGGCGGCGATCTTCACCTGGGCGGCAACCTTCGGGCAGGTGCTGACGTGGGACGACATGGCCTGGTTCAAGTCGGTGACCAAGCTCCCCATCGTTCTGAAAGGCATCTGCCACCCCGATGATGCCCGCCGCGCGGTCGATCACGGAGCGGACGCGGTCTACTGCTCGAACCACGGTGGTCGGCAGGCCAATGGCGGGATAGCGACGATTGATCTGCTCGGCGACGTGGTCGCGGCGGCCGGCGACACGCCGGTGCTGTTCGACAGCGGGGTGCGTTCGGGCACTGATGCGGTCAAGGCGCTGGCGATGGGCGCGCGCGCAGTCGGCGTCGGGCGGCCCTATACCTACGGTCTGGCGCTGGGCGGCGCGGAGGGGGCCGCGTGGGTGTTGCGATCCATCCTCGCCGAGGCGGACCTGCTGATGGCCGTCAACGGTTATCCCACTCTGGCAGACGTCCGCGCGGCCGGAGTGCGCCGAACCGACCGCTAA
- a CDS encoding NAD-dependent succinate-semialdehyde dehydrogenase, with amino-acid sequence MIAYPTLKLFINGSWIENGEAGTMPVVNPATGAVIGQCPKASPAQLDAALKAADDAFPAWSRTSGAERHAILRRAADLLRERAPEIARVITAEMGKPRAQALGEITGSCDVIEFLGEEAKRRGGRLIPTRGNQLIAQMVTHEPIGPAILLTPWNFPVNLPAKKIAGALAAGCTAIFKPAENTPASAQLLVACFVDAGVPAGVLNLVHGDPGPIAEHLIVSPVTRKVSFTGSTAIGKQLGALAATHMKRFAPELGGHAPVIVSKHADVDRAVAMCAATKFRNAGQVCVSPTRFLVAREIYDTFVAEFAARAGKLKVGDPGVDESVDMGPLAHGRRISAMEQVVADAGGNRGEVVAGGSAIAGSGFFFQPTVIANPSSDSRFMTEEPFGPIAGIVPFEHIEDAVRIANGLRYGLAAYAFSGDLDEAHYLGKSLRAGMVGINQLIVSSPETPFGGIGDSGFGSEGGEEGYLAFTDTKLVMLAKAGG; translated from the coding sequence ATGATTGCCTATCCGACCCTCAAACTGTTCATCAACGGCAGCTGGATCGAGAATGGTGAGGCCGGGACAATGCCGGTGGTGAACCCCGCCACCGGAGCGGTGATCGGCCAATGCCCCAAGGCCTCCCCCGCCCAGCTCGATGCTGCGCTGAAGGCGGCAGACGATGCCTTCCCGGCATGGAGCCGCACCTCGGGCGCGGAACGACACGCCATCCTGCGCCGCGCCGCCGATCTGCTGCGCGAGCGGGCTCCGGAGATTGCGCGGGTCATCACCGCAGAGATGGGCAAGCCCCGGGCGCAGGCCTTGGGCGAGATTACCGGCTCATGCGATGTGATTGAATTTCTTGGTGAAGAGGCCAAGCGCCGGGGTGGCCGGCTGATCCCGACCCGCGGCAATCAGCTTATCGCGCAAATGGTGACGCATGAACCCATCGGCCCGGCGATCCTGCTCACGCCATGGAATTTCCCGGTCAATCTGCCCGCCAAGAAAATCGCCGGCGCGCTGGCGGCAGGCTGCACCGCGATTTTCAAGCCCGCCGAAAACACTCCGGCCTCCGCGCAATTGCTGGTCGCATGCTTCGTCGATGCAGGGGTGCCCGCAGGCGTGCTCAACCTCGTCCACGGCGATCCGGGCCCGATTGCCGAGCACCTGATCGTCTCGCCCGTCACCCGCAAGGTGAGCTTCACCGGATCGACCGCCATCGGCAAACAGCTCGGCGCGCTGGCGGCAACCCATATGAAGCGCTTCGCCCCCGAACTTGGCGGCCATGCACCTGTAATCGTGAGCAAACATGCCGATGTGGACCGCGCCGTGGCGATGTGCGCGGCGACCAAGTTCCGCAATGCAGGCCAGGTCTGCGTCTCGCCCACCCGCTTCCTTGTGGCCAGGGAAATCTACGACACCTTCGTCGCCGAATTTGCGGCACGGGCGGGCAAGCTCAAGGTCGGTGATCCGGGCGTGGATGAAAGCGTCGACATGGGTCCTTTGGCCCACGGCCGCCGGATTTCCGCGATGGAACAGGTGGTTGCCGACGCGGGAGGAAACCGCGGCGAGGTTGTTGCAGGCGGATCGGCCATCGCGGGCAGCGGGTTCTTCTTCCAGCCGACCGTCATCGCCAACCCCTCATCCGACAGCCGCTTCATGACCGAGGAACCCTTCGGCCCGATCGCCGGGATCGTGCCCTTCGAGCATATCGAGGACGCGGTGCGGATCGCCAACGGGCTGCGCTACGGCTTGGCCGCCTATGCCTTCTCGGGCGATCTTGATGAGGCGCACTACCTCGGCAAGAGCCTGCGCGCGGGGATGGTGGGGATCAACCAGTTGATCGTGTCATCGCCCGAAACCCCGTTCGGCGGGATCGGCGATAGCGGCTTCGGATCGGAAGGCGGCGAAGAAGGCTATCTCGCCTTCACCGATACCAAGCTCGTCATGCTGGCCAAGGCCGGCGGCTGA